The Streptomyces sp. NL15-2K genome contains a region encoding:
- a CDS encoding ABC transporter permease: MSISHAPPGSSEPDISEISKPVDLRSAPGLEPIVPTPSRRTRAPRWLRRTTGPLLLLALWQLLSSTGVLTPDVLASPGRIAEVGRDLIADGSLPSAMGTSLRRVAAGLLLGTVVGTGLALVSGLFRKGEDLVDAPVQMLRTVPFVGLIPLLIIWFGIGEAPKIAIITLGVTFPLYLNVYAGIRGVDAQLIEAGESLGLSRWGLVRHVVLPGALPGAMTGLRYSLGIAWLALVFAEQVNADSGIGFLMVQARDFLRTDVIVVCLIVYAFLGLLADFVVRSLERLLLQWRPTFTGR; the protein is encoded by the coding sequence ATGAGCATCAGCCATGCCCCGCCCGGCTCTTCCGAACCCGATATTTCGGAAATATCCAAGCCTGTCGACCTCCGGTCGGCGCCCGGCCTCGAACCCATCGTCCCCACCCCTTCCCGCCGTACCCGCGCCCCCCGCTGGCTGCGCCGCACCACCGGCCCGCTCCTGCTGCTGGCGTTGTGGCAACTCCTCAGCAGCACCGGCGTGCTGACCCCCGACGTGCTCGCCTCGCCGGGCCGGATCGCCGAAGTCGGCCGAGATCTGATCGCCGACGGTTCGCTGCCCTCCGCCATGGGCACCTCGCTGCGGCGCGTGGCGGCCGGACTGCTGCTCGGCACCGTCGTCGGCACCGGACTCGCCCTCGTCTCGGGCCTGTTCCGGAAAGGCGAGGACCTCGTGGACGCTCCCGTCCAGATGCTGCGGACCGTGCCCTTCGTGGGACTCATCCCGCTGCTCATCATCTGGTTCGGCATCGGCGAGGCCCCCAAGATCGCCATCATCACCCTCGGCGTGACCTTCCCGCTCTACCTCAACGTGTACGCCGGTATCCGCGGCGTGGACGCCCAGCTGATCGAGGCCGGGGAGTCCCTCGGGCTCTCGCGGTGGGGGCTGGTACGGCATGTCGTCCTGCCGGGTGCGCTGCCCGGGGCCATGACGGGTCTCAGGTACTCCCTCGGCATCGCCTGGCTCGCGCTCGTCTTCGCCGAGCAGGTCAACGCGGACTCGGGCATCGGGTTCCTCATGGTCCAGGCGCGGGACTTCCTGCGGACCGACGTCATCGTGGTCTGCCTGATCGTCTACGCCTTCCTCGGCCTGCTGGCCGACTTCGTCGTCCGCTCCCTCGAAAGGCTGCTGCTGCAATGGCGACCGACGTTCACCGGCCGGTGA
- a CDS encoding ABC transporter ATP-binding protein, protein MATDVHRPVTTTPYAVRVEGLTRSFDGRAVIDKLQLDVRPGEFVALLGRSGCGKSTLLRILAGLDRDIEGTVLVPRRKAVAFQAPRLMPWKKVWRNVLLGLPGKPERAVAERALKEVGLDQRSDAWPKTLSGGEAQRASLARALVREPDLLLLDEPFGALDALTRIKAQRLVGELWQRRGCAVLLVTHDVEEAVLLADRVLVMDDGVIAHEREIHLDRPRDITDPRFAELRSDLLERLGVDTAAEAA, encoded by the coding sequence ATGGCGACCGACGTTCACCGGCCGGTGACCACCACACCGTATGCCGTGCGGGTCGAGGGGCTGACCCGCTCCTTCGACGGCCGCGCTGTCATCGACAAGCTTCAACTCGACGTCCGCCCGGGCGAGTTCGTCGCCCTGCTCGGTCGCAGCGGCTGCGGCAAGTCCACCCTGCTGCGCATCCTGGCCGGCCTCGACCGGGACATCGAGGGCACCGTCCTGGTACCCCGCCGCAAGGCCGTCGCCTTCCAGGCACCGCGGCTGATGCCGTGGAAGAAGGTGTGGCGCAACGTGCTGCTCGGCCTGCCGGGCAAGCCCGAGCGCGCCGTCGCCGAGCGGGCCCTGAAGGAGGTCGGCCTGGATCAGCGCTCCGACGCCTGGCCCAAGACCCTGTCCGGCGGCGAGGCCCAACGTGCCTCGCTTGCCCGGGCGTTGGTCCGCGAGCCCGATCTGCTGCTGCTCGACGAGCCGTTCGGCGCCCTCGACGCCCTCACCCGGATCAAGGCGCAGCGTCTGGTGGGTGAGCTGTGGCAGCGCCGTGGGTGCGCCGTGCTGCTCGTCACGCACGACGTGGAGGAGGCCGTCCTCCTCGCCGACCGCGTCCTGGTGATGGACGACGGTGTCATCGCGCACGAGCGGGAAATCCACCTGGACCGGCCGCGTGACATCACCGACCCCCGCTTCGCCGAGCTGCGCTCCGACCTCCTGGAACGCCTGGGCGTCGACACCGCTGCCGAAGCCGCCTGA
- the mltG gene encoding endolytic transglycosylase MltG: protein MQINNPPRSTIRLTRRGRLALIATGAVVAGTAVAVPLLTLAGDGEEKPPALVIPEGWRAGQVYQAVDKALALPAGTTKKSLGKAALRLPNDAEGNPEGYLFPATYPLEHGGKKATPESLLSFMVDTANRKFNGAPVAAGAQRNAMNVYQAVTVASIVQAEAATKADMGKVARVVFNRLERGMPLQMDSTINYALGRFTLKTTDADTRIQSPYNSYQRMGLPPTPIDNPGEDAMRAVINPPPGDWLYFVTVKQGDTRFTADYAEHQRNVAEFNAQQKASPQSRT from the coding sequence ATGCAGATCAACAATCCGCCACGGAGCACGATCCGACTGACGCGCCGGGGCCGTCTCGCCCTCATCGCGACCGGGGCCGTCGTGGCCGGCACCGCTGTGGCGGTGCCGCTGCTGACCCTGGCCGGTGACGGGGAGGAGAAGCCGCCCGCCCTGGTGATCCCGGAGGGCTGGCGCGCGGGCCAGGTGTACCAGGCCGTCGACAAGGCCCTCGCCCTGCCCGCGGGCACCACCAAGAAGTCCCTCGGTAAGGCCGCCCTGAGGCTGCCGAACGACGCGGAGGGCAATCCGGAGGGCTACCTCTTCCCGGCGACATATCCGCTCGAACACGGCGGCAAGAAGGCGACGCCCGAGTCGCTGCTGTCGTTCATGGTCGACACCGCGAATCGGAAGTTCAACGGCGCCCCGGTCGCGGCCGGCGCCCAGCGCAACGCGATGAACGTCTATCAGGCGGTCACCGTCGCGAGCATCGTCCAGGCCGAGGCAGCCACCAAGGCCGACATGGGGAAAGTGGCCCGGGTCGTCTTCAACCGCCTGGAGCGCGGCATGCCGCTGCAGATGGACTCCACCATCAACTACGCGCTGGGCCGCTTCACGCTGAAGACGACGGACGCGGACACGCGGATCCAGAGCCCCTACAACTCGTACCAGCGCATGGGACTGCCGCCCACGCCGATCGACAACCCGGGCGAGGACGCGATGCGCGCCGTGATCAACCCGCCCCCGGGCGACTGGCTGTACTTCGTCACGGTCAAGCAGGGCGACACGCGCTTCACGGCCGACTACGCGGAACACCAGCGCAACGTCGCGGAGTTCAACGCCCAGCAGAAGGCGAGCCCGCAGTCCAGGACGTGA
- a CDS encoding NAD(P)-binding domain-containing protein: MNNIQVVVIGAGQAGLAGAYHLRRTGFEPERDFVVLDHSPGPGGAWQYRWPSLTYGKVHGMHALPGLELTDADPARPSSEVIAEYFDTYERSFDLRVRRPIDVRAVREGADGRLLVETSAGDWSTRALINATGTWDRPFWPRYPGQETFRGRQLHTAQYPGPEDFAGQRVVVVGGGASGTQHLLEIAPYAAATTWVTRRPPVFREGPFDEDAGRAAVALVEERVRQGLPPKSVVSVTGLPLNDAIRQGLTDGVLDRLPMFDRITPDGVEWRDGRRVHADVILWATGFRAAIDHLAPLRLREPGGGIRVDGTRAVADPRIHLVGYGPSASTIGANRAGRAAVRDIRRLLAEEAVAA; encoded by the coding sequence GTGAACAACATCCAGGTAGTCGTCATAGGCGCCGGCCAGGCCGGACTGGCCGGTGCCTATCACCTGCGCCGCACCGGATTCGAGCCGGAACGCGACTTCGTCGTGCTCGACCACTCCCCCGGTCCCGGCGGCGCCTGGCAGTACCGGTGGCCGTCGTTGACGTACGGCAAGGTGCACGGCATGCACGCGCTGCCCGGCCTGGAACTCACGGACGCCGATCCGGCGCGGCCGTCCTCGGAGGTCATCGCCGAGTACTTCGACACGTACGAGCGCTCCTTCGACCTGCGGGTACGGCGGCCCATCGATGTCCGTGCCGTGCGCGAGGGGGCGGACGGGCGGCTGCTGGTCGAGACCTCGGCCGGGGACTGGTCGACGCGGGCGCTGATCAACGCGACCGGCACCTGGGACCGGCCGTTCTGGCCGCGCTACCCCGGCCAGGAGACGTTCCGGGGACGGCAGTTGCACACCGCGCAGTACCCGGGGCCCGAGGACTTCGCCGGGCAGCGGGTCGTGGTGGTGGGCGGGGGCGCGTCCGGCACGCAGCACCTGCTGGAGATCGCCCCTTATGCGGCGGCCACCACGTGGGTGACCCGGCGGCCGCCCGTCTTCCGCGAGGGCCCCTTCGACGAGGACGCGGGCCGGGCGGCGGTCGCGCTCGTCGAGGAGCGGGTACGGCAGGGACTGCCGCCGAAGAGTGTCGTCTCGGTGACGGGGCTGCCGCTCAACGACGCGATCCGGCAGGGGCTGACGGACGGTGTCCTGGACCGCCTGCCGATGTTCGACCGGATCACACCCGACGGGGTGGAGTGGCGGGACGGACGGCGTGTGCACGCCGACGTCATCCTGTGGGCGACCGGATTCCGGGCCGCCATCGACCATCTGGCACCCCTCAGGCTGCGCGAGCCCGGTGGCGGCATCCGCGTCGACGGCACCCGTGCGGTCGCCGATCCGCGGATCCACCTCGTGGGCTACGGCCCGTCGGCGAGCACCATCGGCGCCAACCGGGCGGGGCGTGCGGCCGTACGTGACATCAGGAGGCTGCTGGCCGAGGAGGCGGTCGCCGCGTGA
- a CDS encoding ABC transporter ATP-binding protein: MPRDDITWTPAPGTSTEQPRQVRRILKLFKPYRGRLAVVGLLVGASSLVTVATPFLLKETLDVAIPEGRTGLLSLLALGMILSAVLTSIFGVLQTLISTTVGQRVMHDLRTAVYGRLQRMSLAFFTRTRTGEVQSRIANDIGGMQATVTSTATSLVSNLTSVVATIIAMVALDWRLTVVSLVLLPVFVWISRRVGSERKKITTQRQKQMAAMAATVTESLSVSGILLGRTMGRSDSLTRSFSGESEELVDLEVRSNMAGRWRMAVISIVMAAMPAVIYWTAGLALQTGGPEVSIGTIVAFVSLQQGLFRPAVSLLSTGVQIQTSLALFQRIFEYLDLPIDITERERPVRLDKIKGEVRFENVDFRYDDKADAILDGIDITVPAGGSLAVVGPTGAGKSTLGYLVPRLYDVTGGRVTLDGVDVRDLDFGTLARAIGVVSQETYLFHASVADNLRFAKPDATDEELQQAAKAAQIHDHIASLPDGYDTVVGERGHRFSGGEKQRLAIARTILRDPPVLILDEATSALDTRTEHAVQEAIDALSANRTTLTIAHRLSTVRGADQIVVLESGRVAERGAHEELLERDGRYAALVRRDAQLEPTG; encoded by the coding sequence ATGCCCCGCGACGACATCACCTGGACCCCCGCACCCGGCACCTCGACCGAGCAACCCCGGCAGGTGCGCCGTATCCTCAAGCTTTTCAAGCCCTACCGCGGCCGGCTCGCGGTCGTCGGCCTGCTGGTCGGCGCCTCGTCCCTGGTCACCGTGGCGACCCCGTTCCTGCTGAAGGAGACGCTGGACGTCGCCATCCCCGAGGGCCGCACCGGCCTGCTGAGCCTGCTCGCCCTCGGCATGATCCTCAGCGCCGTTCTCACCAGCATCTTCGGCGTCCTGCAGACCCTGATCTCCACGACGGTCGGCCAGCGCGTCATGCACGACCTGCGCACCGCGGTCTACGGCCGCCTGCAGCGCATGTCCCTCGCCTTCTTCACGCGCACGCGGACCGGCGAGGTCCAGTCCCGCATCGCCAACGACATCGGCGGCATGCAGGCCACCGTGACCTCGACCGCCACCTCCCTGGTCTCCAACCTGACCAGCGTGGTCGCCACGATCATCGCGATGGTCGCCCTCGACTGGCGCCTGACCGTCGTCTCCCTGGTCCTGCTGCCGGTCTTCGTGTGGATCAGCCGCCGGGTCGGCAGTGAACGCAAGAAGATCACCACGCAGCGCCAGAAGCAGATGGCCGCGATGGCCGCGACCGTCACCGAGTCGCTCTCCGTCAGCGGCATCCTGCTCGGCCGCACGATGGGCCGCTCCGACTCGCTCACCCGGTCCTTCTCCGGGGAGTCCGAGGAACTGGTCGACCTCGAAGTGCGGTCGAACATGGCCGGGCGCTGGCGCATGGCCGTCATCTCGATCGTCATGGCCGCCATGCCCGCCGTCATCTACTGGACCGCGGGCCTCGCCCTCCAGACGGGTGGCCCCGAGGTCTCCATCGGCACCATCGTCGCCTTCGTCTCGCTCCAGCAGGGCCTGTTCCGCCCGGCCGTGAGCCTGCTGTCGACCGGCGTCCAGATCCAGACCTCGCTCGCGCTCTTCCAGCGCATCTTCGAGTACCTCGACCTGCCGATCGACATCACGGAGCGGGAACGGCCCGTTCGCCTCGACAAGATCAAGGGCGAGGTGCGCTTCGAGAACGTCGATTTCCGATACGACGACAAGGCCGACGCCATCCTCGACGGCATCGACATCACCGTCCCCGCGGGCGGCAGTCTCGCGGTCGTCGGCCCGACCGGTGCCGGCAAGTCCACGCTGGGCTATCTGGTGCCGCGGCTGTACGACGTGACGGGCGGCCGGGTCACCCTCGACGGGGTCGACGTCCGCGACCTCGACTTCGGCACCCTCGCCCGCGCGATCGGCGTCGTCTCCCAGGAGACGTACCTCTTCCACGCCTCGGTCGCCGACAACCTGCGCTTCGCCAAGCCGGACGCCACCGACGAGGAGCTCCAGCAGGCGGCGAAGGCGGCCCAGATCCACGACCACATCGCCTCGCTGCCCGACGGCTACGACACCGTCGTGGGCGAGCGCGGCCACCGCTTCTCCGGTGGCGAGAAGCAACGTCTGGCCATCGCCCGCACCATCCTGCGTGACCCGCCGGTGCTGATCCTGGACGAGGCGACCAGCGCGCTGGACACCCGCACCGAACACGCCGTCCAGGAGGCCATCGACGCCCTCTCGGCCAACCGCACCACCCTCACCATCGCGCACCGCCTGTCCACCGTTCGGGGTGCCGACCAGATCGTGGTTCTGGAGTCCGGACGGGTGGCCGAACGCGGCGCGCACGAGGAGCTCTTGGAGCGGGACGGACGGTATGCGGCCCTGGTCCGCCGGGACGCCCAACTGGAGCCGACAGGATGA
- a CDS encoding ABC transporter substrate-binding protein yields the protein MRRRLAPAALLLPLALLLTACGGNSAASAGGDTDGSGSLTLNVGDQKGGSEAILRAAGELKNLDYKIKWSTFTSGPPLLEAVNAGAVDIGGVGNTPPVFAAGAGSKISVVAAWHGTSKGDTILVPNDSKLTKPADLKGKSVAVAQGSSAHYQLVASLRKAGLSPSDIKVKYLQPADALAAFTSGKVDAWAVWDPYTSQVLKAEQGRVLTTGDGVTNGLTFQVAAPKALADKKKTAAVKDYLERLRRAYTWVYDHEQEWAEVWAKDTGLPEDVALAAVKRTYTTRIEVAVDKPLIASEQEIADTFTQLKLIPRKVDFADFTDPRFNGDLPPSTTTPRPSEGS from the coding sequence ATGCGACGACGCCTCGCCCCCGCAGCGCTGCTCCTCCCCCTGGCCCTGCTCCTGACCGCCTGCGGCGGCAACTCGGCGGCCTCGGCGGGTGGAGACACCGACGGCAGTGGCTCTCTCACGCTCAACGTCGGTGATCAGAAGGGCGGTTCCGAGGCCATCCTGCGGGCCGCCGGAGAACTCAAGAATCTCGACTACAAGATCAAGTGGTCCACCTTCACCTCCGGCCCGCCCCTGCTGGAAGCCGTCAACGCGGGCGCCGTCGACATCGGCGGCGTCGGCAACACCCCGCCGGTCTTCGCGGCCGGCGCCGGCTCCAAGATCTCGGTGGTGGCCGCCTGGCACGGCACGTCCAAGGGCGACACCATCCTCGTACCGAACGACTCGAAGCTGACGAAGCCCGCGGATCTGAAGGGCAAGTCGGTCGCCGTGGCGCAGGGCTCCTCCGCGCACTACCAGCTGGTCGCCTCCCTGAGGAAGGCCGGGCTGAGCCCGAGCGACATCAAGGTCAAGTACCTCCAGCCGGCCGACGCACTGGCCGCGTTCACCTCCGGCAAGGTGGACGCGTGGGCGGTGTGGGACCCGTACACCTCGCAGGTACTCAAGGCCGAGCAGGGTCGTGTCCTGACCACGGGCGACGGAGTGACCAACGGGCTCACCTTCCAGGTGGCGGCGCCCAAGGCGCTTGCGGACAAGAAGAAGACCGCCGCCGTCAAGGACTACCTGGAGCGGCTGCGGCGCGCCTACACGTGGGTGTACGACCACGAGCAGGAGTGGGCGGAGGTCTGGGCGAAGGACACCGGGCTGCCCGAGGACGTGGCGCTGGCCGCGGTGAAGCGCACGTACACCACCCGGATCGAGGTCGCGGTCGACAAGCCGCTCATCGCCTCCGAGCAGGAGATCGCCGACACCTTCACCCAGCTGAAGCTCATCCCGCGCAAGGTCGACTTCGCCGACTTCACGGACCCACGGTTCAACGGCGACCTCCCGCCGTCGACCACCACGCCCCGCCCCTCGGAAGGCTCGTGA
- a CDS encoding YjbQ family protein: protein MSDAFTTRVLNVATGSTERVTDLTGDCEAFLREVAAGRDGLLNLFVPHATAGIAIIETGAGSDDDLLAALHTLLPADDRWQHRHGSPGHGRDHVLPAIVPPHATLPVVGGRLELGTWQSVCLVDTNKDNPERKVRLTFLG from the coding sequence ATGTCAGACGCTTTCACCACCCGAGTCCTGAACGTGGCCACCGGTTCCACGGAACGCGTCACCGACCTCACCGGCGACTGCGAGGCCTTCCTGCGGGAGGTGGCCGCCGGTCGCGACGGCCTCCTGAACCTCTTCGTACCGCACGCCACCGCCGGCATCGCGATCATCGAGACGGGTGCCGGCAGCGACGACGACCTCCTCGCCGCCCTGCACACCCTCCTCCCGGCCGACGACCGCTGGCAGCACCGCCACGGCAGTCCCGGCCACGGCCGCGACCACGTCCTCCCGGCGATCGTCCCACCCCACGCCACGCTTCCCGTCGTCGGCGGGAGGCTGGAGCTCGGGACTTGGCAGTCGGTGTGTCTGGTGGACACCAACAAGGACAACCCCGAGCGGAAGGTACGTCTCACCTTCCTCGGCTGA
- a CDS encoding LLM class flavin-dependent oxidoreductase, protein MTVHLHWFLPTGGDGRTLVDRHAYGPNQAGPVRGVRPPDIEYLAQIAKAAEQLGFEAVLTPTGTWCEDAWLTTVALTQHTERLKFLVAFRPGLVSPTLAAQMAATYQRVTRGRLLLNVVTGGDSAEQRRFGDRLDHDRRYARTDEFLSVVRGVWRGEPYDFHGTHYQVDGGLTALPPDPVPQLFFGGSSAAAGPVAARHADVYLTWGEPPTQVKEKIDWIRSLAEREGRTVRFGIRLHTISRDSSAEAWASAHRLLDDLDADTVAAAQAALGRSESVGQRRMLALHGGSRDELEIYPNLWAGVGLVRGGAGTALVGSHAEVADRIEEYHALGVEHFVLSGYPHLEEAYWFGEGVIPELAARGLVESAPTGAPVLVAGGR, encoded by the coding sequence ATGACCGTCCATCTCCACTGGTTCCTGCCGACGGGCGGCGACGGCCGCACCCTCGTCGACCGGCACGCGTACGGGCCCAACCAGGCCGGGCCGGTCCGCGGGGTGCGTCCGCCCGACATCGAGTACCTCGCCCAGATCGCCAAGGCCGCCGAGCAGTTGGGCTTCGAGGCGGTGCTCACGCCGACCGGCACCTGGTGCGAGGACGCCTGGCTGACGACCGTGGCGCTCACCCAGCACACCGAACGGCTGAAGTTCCTGGTGGCGTTCCGGCCGGGGCTTGTCTCGCCGACGCTCGCCGCGCAGATGGCGGCCACCTATCAGCGCGTCACGCGCGGCCGGCTGCTGCTGAACGTCGTCACGGGCGGCGACTCGGCCGAGCAGCGGCGCTTCGGCGACCGGCTCGACCACGACCGGCGGTATGCCCGTACGGACGAGTTCCTGTCGGTCGTACGAGGGGTGTGGCGCGGGGAGCCGTACGACTTCCACGGCACCCACTACCAGGTCGACGGCGGGCTGACCGCGCTGCCGCCGGACCCGGTGCCGCAGCTGTTCTTCGGCGGCTCGTCGGCGGCGGCCGGGCCGGTCGCGGCCCGGCACGCGGATGTGTATCTGACCTGGGGCGAACCGCCGACGCAGGTCAAGGAGAAGATCGACTGGATCCGGTCGCTCGCCGAGCGGGAGGGCCGCACGGTCCGCTTCGGGATCCGGCTGCACACGATCTCGCGCGACTCGTCGGCCGAGGCGTGGGCGAGCGCGCACCGGCTGCTCGACGACCTCGACGCGGACACCGTCGCGGCCGCGCAGGCGGCGCTCGGGCGGAGCGAGTCGGTGGGCCAGCGGCGCATGCTGGCCCTGCACGGCGGCTCCCGCGACGAGCTGGAGATCTACCCGAATCTGTGGGCGGGCGTCGGTCTCGTCCGGGGCGGCGCGGGCACCGCCCTCGTGGGCAGCCATGCCGAGGTCGCCGACCGGATCGAGGAGTACCACGCGCTGGGCGTCGAGCACTTCGTGCTCTCCGGGTATCCGCACCTGGAGGAGGCGTACTGGTTCGGGGAGGGTGTGATACCCGAGCTGGCGGCCCGAGGGCTGGTCGAGAGTGCGCCTACCGGTGCGCCGGTCCTCGTGGCCGGCGGGCGCTGA